In Achromobacter xylosoxidans A8, a single window of DNA contains:
- a CDS encoding ABC transporter ATP-binding protein, translated as MTDHPKLEIRELQKSFGAVRATQGVNLQVRPGELHALIGPNGAGKTTLLSQISGEILPDAGAILLDGHDITRMPAHKRPAAGLARSFQISQLYPAFTAEDNVAMAVQAHSPGGFNLWKNARRQPQLRQPAREALERVGLGGRANVRVSELAHGEKRQLELAMALSLDASLLLLDEPMAGMGAEESQRMTALLQELKGRYAILLVEHDMDAVFALADRITVLVYGKTIFTGTPDEVRHHPDVRAAYLGEED; from the coding sequence ATGACTGATCACCCCAAGCTGGAAATCCGCGAGCTGCAGAAATCCTTCGGCGCCGTACGCGCGACGCAGGGCGTCAATCTGCAGGTCCGCCCCGGCGAACTGCACGCGCTCATCGGCCCCAACGGCGCGGGCAAGACCACGCTGCTGTCGCAGATCAGCGGCGAAATCCTGCCCGACGCGGGCGCCATCCTGCTGGACGGCCACGACATCACCCGCATGCCCGCCCACAAGCGGCCCGCGGCCGGGCTGGCGCGCTCGTTCCAGATCAGCCAGCTCTATCCCGCCTTCACCGCCGAGGACAATGTCGCCATGGCAGTGCAGGCGCACAGCCCAGGCGGCTTCAATCTGTGGAAAAACGCCCGCCGCCAGCCCCAGCTGCGGCAGCCCGCCAGAGAGGCGCTGGAACGCGTCGGCCTGGGCGGTCGCGCCAACGTGCGGGTATCGGAACTGGCGCACGGCGAAAAGCGCCAGCTGGAACTGGCGATGGCGCTATCGCTCGATGCCTCGTTGCTGTTGCTGGACGAACCCATGGCCGGCATGGGCGCCGAAGAATCGCAACGCATGACCGCGCTGCTGCAAGAGCTGAAAGGACGCTACGCCATCCTGCTGGTCGAACACGACATGGACGCCGTCTTCGCCCTGGCCGACCGCATCACCGTGCTGGTCTACGGCAAAACGATCTTCACTGGCACGCCCGACGAGGTGCGCCATCACCCCGACGTACGCGCCGCCTATCTGGGCGAGGAGGACTGA
- a CDS encoding ABC transporter ATP-binding protein produces the protein MLQVKQLQGGYGASKVLFGVDLDIATRQVVSLIGRNGMGKTTTVKTIMGMLATQGGSILLDGQPIEGHAPHRIAQLGIGLVPEGRRVFGSLSVEENLIATARNTRAGWHVGRVFDLFPRLKERRAQSARTLSGGEQQMLAVGRALLINPRLLILDEATEGLAPLIRQEIWNCLRRLKEEGQTILVIDKNLKEMATLVDRHHVLEKGRVVWQGSPAELAAQPELAQRYLGV, from the coding sequence ATGCTGCAAGTCAAACAACTGCAGGGCGGCTACGGCGCCAGCAAAGTGCTGTTCGGTGTGGACCTGGACATCGCCACACGGCAGGTCGTATCCCTGATCGGGCGCAACGGCATGGGCAAGACCACTACCGTGAAAACCATCATGGGCATGCTGGCCACACAGGGCGGCAGCATCCTGCTCGACGGCCAGCCCATAGAAGGCCACGCCCCGCACCGCATCGCCCAATTGGGCATAGGCCTGGTACCCGAGGGCCGCCGCGTCTTTGGCTCGCTGTCGGTGGAAGAAAACCTGATCGCCACCGCCCGCAACACCCGCGCCGGCTGGCACGTCGGCCGTGTCTTCGACCTGTTCCCCCGCCTGAAGGAACGCCGCGCCCAATCCGCCCGCACCCTGTCCGGCGGCGAACAGCAAATGCTGGCCGTCGGCCGCGCCCTGCTCATCAACCCGCGCCTGCTCATCCTGGACGAAGCCACCGAGGGCCTCGCGCCGCTCATCCGTCAGGAAATCTGGAACTGCCTGCGCCGCCTGAAGGAAGAAGGCCAGACCATCCTGGTGATAGACAAGAACCTGAAGGAAATGGCCACGCTCGTCGACCGCCACCACGTCCTCGAAAAAGGCCGCGTCGTCTGGCAAGGCAGCCCCGCGGAACTCGCCGCGCAGCCGGAACTGGCGCAGCGCTACCTGGGCGTCTAG
- a CDS encoding glyoxalase superfamily protein, producing the protein MHLQAAIPILRIFSVEKAREFYLDFLGFEWDWEHRFEPGMPLYAQVHRGDLTLHLSEHHGDATPGSAVFVRMRGVDEFHAEVNAKGYGYMRPGVEEMPWGRVMAVIDPFGNRLSFCESSDQTP; encoded by the coding sequence ATGCATCTACAAGCCGCCATTCCCATCCTGCGCATTTTCTCCGTGGAGAAGGCGCGCGAGTTCTATCTGGATTTCCTGGGGTTCGAGTGGGATTGGGAGCATCGCTTCGAGCCGGGCATGCCGCTGTATGCGCAAGTGCATCGCGGTGACCTGACGCTGCACCTGAGCGAACACCACGGCGATGCCACGCCCGGGTCCGCGGTGTTCGTGCGGATGCGGGGCGTGGATGAGTTTCATGCCGAGGTGAACGCCAAGGGCTATGGCTATATGCGGCCCGGCGTGGAAGAGATGCCGTGGGGGCGGGTGATGGCGGTCATCGACCCGTTCGGGAATCGGTTGAGCTTCTGCGAATCGTCCGACCAGACGCCCTAG
- a CDS encoding Bug family tripartite tricarboxylate transporter substrate binding protein, translating to MTQTPRSAVRRALLQGAVALAATLPFGAPALAQATDFPTKPLRFVVPYPPGGPLDTMARMLAEKVRGSLGQPVIVENRSGAGGNIGADLVAKAPADGYTLVMGAVATHAINPWLFANLPYDPVKDFAPVTIVASVPNVLVMNVEFAEKNKIEKLADLIDYAKKNPGKLNYGSGGNGSAGHLSGELLKARAGINVEHIPYQGAAPAQLALLSGQSDFMFDNLAASAPLIKDGKVKALAVTTAKRSSLLADVPTVEESGIKGFDLGTWFGVFTTGGTPAPVVAKLNKAYADAMQQADVKQRLLTMGSEAAPMTPEAFAEFVKGEKAKYQEIVKISGASLN from the coding sequence ATGACGCAGACCCCCCGCAGCGCTGTGCGCCGCGCCCTGTTGCAAGGCGCCGTGGCGCTGGCCGCCACCCTGCCTTTCGGCGCCCCGGCGCTGGCCCAGGCCACCGATTTCCCGACCAAGCCGCTGCGCTTCGTCGTGCCTTATCCGCCTGGCGGTCCGCTAGACACCATGGCCCGCATGCTGGCCGAGAAGGTGCGCGGTTCCCTGGGGCAACCGGTCATCGTGGAGAACCGTTCGGGCGCGGGCGGCAATATCGGCGCCGATCTGGTGGCCAAGGCGCCGGCCGACGGCTACACGCTGGTGATGGGCGCGGTCGCGACCCACGCCATCAATCCCTGGTTGTTCGCCAATCTGCCGTATGACCCGGTGAAGGATTTCGCGCCGGTGACCATCGTGGCTTCGGTGCCCAATGTGCTGGTGATGAACGTCGAGTTCGCCGAGAAGAACAAGATCGAGAAGCTGGCCGATTTGATCGACTACGCGAAGAAGAATCCGGGCAAGCTGAATTACGGTTCGGGCGGTAACGGCAGCGCGGGCCATCTGTCGGGCGAGCTGTTGAAGGCGCGCGCGGGGATCAATGTCGAGCACATTCCTTACCAGGGCGCGGCGCCTGCGCAATTGGCGCTGCTGTCGGGGCAGTCGGATTTCATGTTCGACAACCTGGCGGCTTCGGCTCCCTTGATCAAGGACGGCAAGGTGAAGGCGTTGGCCGTGACGACTGCCAAGCGTTCGTCGCTGCTGGCGGATGTGCCTACGGTGGAAGAGTCGGGGATCAAGGGTTTTGACCTGGGGACCTGGTTCGGGGTGTTCACGACGGGCGGCACGCCGGCGCCGGTGGTGGCTAAGCTGAACAAGGCTTATGCGGATGCGATGCAGCAGGCGGATGTGAAGCAGCGCTTGCTGACGATGGGGTCTGAGGCTGCGCCGATGACGCCTGAGGCGTTTGCTGAATTTGTGAAGGGCGAGAAGGCGAAGTATCAGGAGATTGTGAAGATCTCGGGTGCTAGTTTGAATTGA
- a CDS encoding enoyl-CoA hydratase/isomerase family protein has product MNLAQSGVAAGSPLLTRRDGAIFHMVLNRPEARNPLGAEMVERLEDALSQAEDDSAVRVVAVSAAGPAFSAGGNLGNIADRIAASPDADGRDPIAAGNRRYGRFLERFAGSSKITVALAQGAAMGGGAGLVCAADLAVGMRDARFGFPEVSIGLVPAQILPFVAARVGLQAARRMMLTGDRIDADAARSIGLLDYVFDAGQSWDEGIAQVLRRCVDAAPRAAGQTKRMLRGLFGQQRWHEEELGAYLDSASQHFARQLRTEAVEGVAAAKARRRPDWDAVPPAG; this is encoded by the coding sequence ATGAATCTGGCGCAATCTGGCGTAGCGGCTGGCTCGCCGCTGTTGACCCGGCGGGACGGGGCCATTTTCCACATGGTTCTCAATCGGCCCGAGGCCCGCAATCCGCTGGGGGCCGAAATGGTCGAACGGCTGGAGGACGCGTTGAGTCAGGCCGAAGACGACTCGGCGGTCAGGGTCGTGGCGGTTAGCGCCGCAGGCCCGGCATTCAGTGCCGGGGGCAACCTGGGCAATATCGCGGATCGGATCGCGGCCAGCCCCGACGCTGATGGCCGGGACCCGATCGCCGCAGGCAATCGCCGTTACGGGCGTTTCCTGGAGCGGTTCGCGGGCAGTTCCAAAATCACCGTGGCCCTGGCGCAGGGAGCCGCCATGGGAGGCGGCGCCGGCCTGGTCTGCGCCGCCGACCTGGCGGTCGGCATGCGCGATGCGCGTTTCGGCTTTCCGGAAGTATCGATCGGCCTGGTGCCGGCGCAGATCCTGCCTTTCGTTGCAGCCCGCGTCGGCCTGCAGGCGGCCCGCAGGATGATGTTGACCGGGGACCGCATAGACGCCGATGCGGCGCGTTCGATCGGCTTGCTGGACTATGTGTTCGACGCCGGGCAGAGCTGGGACGAAGGCATCGCGCAGGTGCTGCGGCGTTGCGTGGACGCCGCTCCGCGCGCCGCCGGCCAGACCAAGCGCATGCTGCGGGGCCTGTTCGGCCAGCAGCGCTGGCACGAAGAGGAACTGGGCGCCTATCTGGACTCGGCGTCGCAGCACTTCGCCAGGCAATTGCGTACCGAGGCGGTCGAGGGCGTTGCGGCGGCAAAGGCCAGGCGGCGCCCGGACTGGGACGCGGTGCCGCCTGCCGGCTAG
- a CDS encoding CaiB/BaiF CoA transferase family protein, which produces MNSVIDQNPLHKVYEGLRVLDLSQGIAGPYCAQILGQMGARVTKVEPFHGDWGRSMGVPRAGFSAIALAFNRGKRSVALDAQTDAGRDVLHRLAARADVVVQSFRPGVADRLGVGYATLRDINPRLIYASISGFGLSGPYVDRPGTDSVVQALTGLTTANCDGAGLPQRVKPFVGDLSCGVYTANAIGGALFARERGQGGTHIDVSLLATMAALQNSSLIDHALRGGEPVTSVTYPQGIFSTADGYVLVFAMNNAMFAAICRVIGRDDWLKDPRMDTPQHRIQVGDEINAGVAQALRLRSTAHWTQSFRENDILYGEVKDYDQFQDDEQVRHLGLVQTLCQPGLGGVPFVGLPGVRPGVGAADDRVPAVGEDTHAVLRELEYSAADIAALAQDGIIQQAAAPAVATY; this is translated from the coding sequence GTGAATTCCGTCATCGATCAGAACCCATTGCACAAAGTGTATGAAGGCCTGCGCGTGCTCGATCTGTCGCAGGGCATCGCGGGGCCTTATTGCGCGCAGATACTGGGCCAGATGGGCGCGCGAGTGACGAAGGTCGAGCCATTCCATGGCGACTGGGGGCGCAGCATGGGCGTGCCGCGCGCAGGCTTCAGCGCCATCGCGCTGGCTTTCAACCGCGGCAAGCGCAGTGTTGCCCTGGACGCGCAGACCGACGCTGGGCGGGATGTGCTGCACCGGCTGGCGGCGCGCGCCGACGTGGTGGTGCAGAGCTTCCGTCCCGGCGTGGCGGATCGCCTGGGCGTGGGCTACGCGACGCTGCGCGACATCAATCCGCGGCTGATCTACGCGTCGATCTCGGGCTTCGGCCTATCCGGTCCTTACGTCGATCGTCCCGGCACGGATTCCGTCGTACAGGCGCTCACGGGGCTGACCACCGCGAATTGCGACGGCGCGGGGCTGCCTCAACGGGTCAAGCCATTTGTCGGCGATCTGTCCTGCGGCGTCTATACCGCCAATGCGATCGGCGGCGCCCTGTTCGCGCGAGAGCGTGGGCAGGGGGGGACGCATATCGACGTCAGTCTGCTGGCGACCATGGCGGCATTGCAGAACAGTTCATTGATCGACCATGCCTTGCGTGGCGGGGAGCCGGTCACCAGCGTGACATATCCGCAAGGGATTTTCAGTACGGCAGACGGCTATGTGCTGGTGTTTGCGATGAACAACGCGATGTTCGCCGCGATTTGCCGGGTGATCGGGCGGGATGATTGGCTGAAGGACCCGCGCATGGACACGCCGCAGCACCGCATTCAGGTGGGGGACGAGATAAACGCCGGCGTGGCGCAGGCCTTGCGCCTGCGTTCTACCGCCCACTGGACGCAAAGCTTCCGCGAAAACGACATTCTGTATGGCGAGGTCAAGGACTACGACCAGTTCCAGGACGATGAACAGGTGCGCCATCTGGGCCTGGTCCAGACGCTTTGCCAGCCGGGACTGGGCGGCGTGCCATTTGTCGGCCTGCCGGGTGTGCGTCCGGGCGTTGGCGCGGCCGATGATCGCGTGCCGGCGGTGGGCGAGGATACGCACGCGGTGCTGCGGGAGCTGGAATACTCGGCCGCGGATATCGCGGCCCTGGCGCAGGACGGAATCATTCAACAGGCGGCGGCTCCGGCCGTCGCGACGTATTGA
- a CDS encoding LysR family transcriptional regulator, which produces MVVRDLDIGLLRTFLAVADRENFAGAADQVFRTQAAVSQQMQRLERLLDCKLLVRVGRHKRLTEEGVRLREYARRMLALNDETCRAMNQSVFAAPTRIGVCADAVDTILPDYLALCARTYPGMRIEIQVNRSRWLASALRRGDIDLLLELEQFDEFPRITFRTSPVVWISGTHFHHQQNHPLPLVLVDSPCVFRRMALNRLEQENRPWRNAFQTPTLAGVRAALRAGLGITPRTIEMLTPGLKVVGEELGLPVLPSASYHLYMRAGDCPDGARKLSELFIPP; this is translated from the coding sequence ATGGTGGTGCGCGATCTGGACATAGGCTTGCTCAGGACCTTTCTTGCGGTGGCCGACCGCGAGAACTTCGCGGGCGCGGCCGATCAGGTCTTCCGCACCCAGGCCGCGGTCTCGCAACAGATGCAGCGGCTCGAGCGGCTGCTGGACTGCAAATTGCTGGTGCGGGTAGGGCGGCACAAGCGCCTCACCGAAGAGGGCGTGCGCCTGCGCGAGTACGCGCGCCGCATGTTGGCGCTCAATGACGAAACCTGCCGCGCCATGAATCAAAGCGTCTTCGCGGCCCCCACCCGCATCGGCGTCTGCGCGGATGCCGTCGATACCATCCTGCCCGATTATCTGGCGCTGTGTGCGCGTACCTATCCCGGCATGCGTATCGAGATTCAGGTCAATCGCAGCCGCTGGCTGGCTTCGGCGCTGCGGCGCGGCGACATCGACCTGCTGCTCGAACTCGAACAGTTCGACGAGTTCCCCCGCATCACGTTCCGAACCTCGCCTGTGGTGTGGATATCCGGCACACATTTTCATCATCAACAGAATCACCCCTTGCCTCTGGTGCTGGTGGACTCGCCCTGCGTCTTCCGGCGCATGGCGCTGAATCGCCTTGAGCAGGAAAATCGCCCTTGGCGCAACGCGTTCCAGACGCCCACGCTGGCCGGCGTGCGCGCCGCCTTGCGGGCCGGCCTGGGCATCACGCCTCGCACCATCGAAATGCTCACGCCCGGCCTCAAGGTCGTCGGCGAAGAACTTGGCCTGCCCGTGCTGCCCTCCGCCAGCTACCATCTCTACATGCGCGCCGGCGACTGCCCGGATGGCGCCCGCAAGCTCAGCGAACTCTTCATCCCGCCCTGA
- a CDS encoding Bug family tripartite tricarboxylate transporter substrate binding protein, protein MEQTRRAFMQLAGAGALLAVCGAGRAQPLDKTVHMTAAYGAGGATDTIIRYVADRIRDKVGSPIIIENRPGADGNIAAEYVLRQSGDGYNLLVSGPSTHAANASIYKSLSYDPERDFTPLTTLATAPYFLVVNPQRVRAETLQAFVAAARDAQSSLSFASANVGGRIAGERFRAMSGIKAVNIPYRASTQAMTDLLGGQYDFYFCDAVTASPQMRAGKIRALAVSTAARVPAFSDVPTVAELGYAGFDVSSWIAIWAAASTPPEVARRLAEWINGALDNPEGRQFLTDRGLLPQPGSPEILRAIQRRDTVEWGKVIVAAGMRQP, encoded by the coding sequence ATGGAACAGACCCGCAGGGCATTCATGCAATTGGCCGGGGCCGGCGCTTTGCTGGCGGTGTGCGGCGCGGGCCGCGCGCAACCGCTGGACAAGACCGTCCACATGACCGCGGCGTATGGCGCGGGCGGCGCGACCGACACCATCATCCGCTATGTGGCGGACCGGATCCGGGACAAGGTAGGGAGCCCGATCATCATCGAAAACCGCCCGGGCGCCGACGGCAATATTGCAGCCGAGTACGTGCTGCGGCAATCCGGCGACGGCTACAACCTGCTGGTGTCCGGACCGTCCACGCATGCGGCCAACGCCAGCATCTACAAGTCGCTGTCCTACGATCCGGAACGTGACTTCACTCCGCTCACGACGCTGGCGACCGCGCCGTACTTCCTGGTGGTCAATCCGCAGCGGGTGCGAGCCGAAACCCTGCAGGCGTTCGTCGCCGCCGCGCGCGACGCCCAATCGAGCCTGAGCTTCGCCAGCGCGAACGTGGGCGGACGCATCGCGGGCGAGCGCTTTCGCGCGATGTCCGGCATCAAGGCGGTGAACATTCCGTATCGCGCCAGCACGCAAGCCATGACGGATCTGTTGGGCGGCCAGTACGACTTTTATTTCTGTGATGCGGTGACCGCGTCGCCGCAGATGCGCGCCGGCAAGATCCGCGCCCTGGCGGTGTCCACCGCCGCGCGGGTGCCCGCCTTCTCGGATGTGCCGACCGTGGCGGAACTTGGCTACGCCGGCTTTGACGTGTCGTCGTGGATTGCGATCTGGGCTGCGGCCTCTACGCCGCCGGAGGTTGCCAGGCGGCTGGCGGAATGGATCAACGGGGCGCTCGACAATCCGGAGGGACGGCAGTTCCTCACGGACCGGGGTTTGTTGCCGCAGCCCGGCTCACCCGAGATCCTGCGCGCGATCCAGCGTCGCGACACGGTGGAATGGGGCAAGGTGATCGTGGCGGCGGGTATGCGGCAGCCATAG
- a CDS encoding acyclic terpene utilization AtuA family protein: MSANDSESRTRRRKEPVHIGCASGFWGDSQIAIPQLLTAGKLDYIVFDYLAETTMSILQRARMRSPELGYATDFVSVLRPHLQTLLARGVRLVSNAGGLNPQACRDAILAFAREQGLAPRIAVVTGDDVAELQAEFTDAQGRPLPGLDGFGPLLSANAYLGAYPIVQALAQDADIVITGRAVDSASVLGIAIHEFDWTYSDYDRLAQASLAGHLIECGPQATGGLFTDWESVPDWANIGYPIVALDSGGGFDLTKPPATGGLVSRATVAEQLLYEIGDPAAYELPDVVCDLRQVSIRETGPDRVRVEGARGRAPSTRYKITATGHAGYQIGIMMAIRGPRARAKALRTAEELLRRTRKLLALHGLPDYASTVVELLGAEAMYGGNARASDSREVILRIAAAHAERKGLEFLQKESASAGTSMGPGTRSHFGGRSDIQAIIKTGSFYIAKQCVPIWLHCGDVNAEVAVPENGEDGPFPQPGLSHPVPAAVASPEGVLRVPLARLAYARSGDKGDDSNIGVIARSETYWPVLLRELTPERVREYFSHLVQGEVLRFELPGTGAVNFVLRRALGGGGSSSLRSDPLGKSYAQMLLDLEIPCPGEILR; this comes from the coding sequence ATGAGCGCGAACGACAGCGAGAGCCGGACGCGGCGGCGCAAGGAGCCCGTGCATATCGGATGCGCATCGGGATTCTGGGGGGATTCCCAGATCGCGATTCCGCAGCTGCTGACGGCCGGCAAGCTGGATTACATCGTTTTCGATTATCTGGCGGAAACGACGATGTCGATCCTGCAACGGGCACGCATGCGCAGTCCAGAGCTGGGCTACGCCACCGACTTCGTCAGCGTACTGCGCCCGCATTTGCAGACCTTGCTGGCGCGCGGCGTGCGGCTGGTGTCGAATGCCGGCGGCTTGAACCCGCAGGCTTGCCGCGACGCCATCCTGGCTTTCGCCCGCGAACAGGGCCTGGCGCCGCGCATCGCCGTGGTCACTGGCGACGACGTGGCCGAGTTGCAGGCGGAGTTCACCGACGCCCAGGGCCGGCCCCTGCCTGGTCTGGACGGCTTCGGGCCGCTGTTGTCGGCCAATGCCTATCTCGGCGCCTATCCCATCGTTCAGGCGCTGGCGCAGGACGCCGATATCGTGATTACGGGGCGCGCGGTGGACAGCGCCAGCGTGCTCGGCATAGCGATACATGAGTTCGATTGGACCTACTCGGACTATGACCGCCTGGCACAGGCCAGCCTGGCCGGCCACCTGATCGAATGCGGTCCGCAGGCGACCGGCGGCCTCTTCACGGACTGGGAGTCGGTGCCGGATTGGGCGAACATAGGCTATCCGATCGTGGCGCTGGATTCGGGGGGCGGGTTCGACCTGACCAAGCCGCCGGCGACCGGAGGCCTGGTCAGCCGTGCCACGGTGGCCGAACAGCTGCTGTACGAGATCGGCGATCCCGCGGCGTACGAGCTTCCAGACGTGGTCTGCGACTTGCGGCAGGTGTCCATCCGCGAGACGGGACCGGACCGGGTGCGCGTGGAGGGCGCACGCGGACGCGCGCCGTCCACGCGCTACAAAATCACTGCCACCGGACACGCCGGCTATCAGATCGGCATCATGATGGCGATCCGGGGGCCGCGGGCGCGCGCAAAGGCCTTGCGCACCGCGGAGGAATTGCTGCGGCGCACGCGCAAACTGCTGGCGTTGCACGGCTTGCCCGATTACGCCTCCACCGTGGTTGAGCTGCTCGGGGCCGAGGCCATGTATGGCGGCAATGCGCGCGCGAGCGACAGCCGCGAGGTGATTCTGCGCATCGCTGCCGCGCACGCCGAACGCAAGGGTCTGGAGTTCCTGCAGAAGGAGTCTGCTTCGGCCGGAACGTCGATGGGGCCGGGCACGCGCAGCCACTTCGGCGGCCGTTCCGATATCCAGGCCATCATCAAGACGGGATCGTTCTATATCGCCAAGCAGTGCGTGCCGATCTGGCTTCATTGCGGCGACGTCAATGCCGAGGTCGCCGTGCCCGAGAACGGCGAGGACGGCCCATTCCCGCAGCCTGGCCTTTCCCACCCTGTACCCGCTGCCGTCGCAAGCCCGGAGGGCGTCTTGCGGGTGCCGTTGGCGAGGCTGGCCTACGCCCGCAGCGGCGACAAGGGGGACGATTCGAACATAGGCGTGATCGCGCGTTCCGAGACTTACTGGCCGGTGTTGTTGCGCGAGCTGACCCCCGAGCGGGTGCGCGAGTATTTCAGCCATCTGGTGCAGGGCGAGGTGCTGCGTTTCGAGCTGCCGGGAACGGGGGCAGTCAATTTCGTGCTGCGGCGCGCGCTGGGCGGTGGAGGTTCGTCCAGCCTGCGCTCGGACCCCTTGGGCAAGTCGTACGCCCAGATGCTGCTGGACCTGGAAATTCCTTGTCCCGGCGAAATCCTGCGATAG
- a CDS encoding acetyl/propionyl/methylcrotonyl-CoA carboxylase subunit alpha, translating into MMRFDTLLVANRGEIALRVIRAARALGLRTVAVYSDADAESRHVREADMAVHIGAAPAQASYRNVDAILRACAASGAQAVHPGYGFLSENADFARAVTQAGLTFVGPSAEMIALMGNKARAKEALRHADVPTVPGAQGIADDRELSARARAIGYPVLLKAAAGGGGRGMRLAQDDTDLAQALPLARSEALGAFGSDELILEKAIQAARHVEIQVLCDEHGSVVHLGERDCSLQRRYQKLVEESPSPAVSPALRARMGAVAVRACQAIGYVGAGTLEFLLDEQGNFYFMEMNTRLQVEHGVTELVTGIDLVQWQLRVAQGEMLDFRQEDVRSHGHAMELRVCAEDPAAGFMPQVGSVLRWIEPPGLRVDTALEDGLEVTPYYDSMLAKYLVWGATRDECIGKLTRACEAGGLLGVRSNLHFLARAINHPDFRDGGVATTFVGGQDMASAYWRAEPSAHALAAAALALADWPAGGARPGLAAAGDVALDDTSDGNSRLLHIVQQADGGLSVRAWEGHVAEGECREIRIDALHRHDGEMALVLDGLRRSLRVAKDAAAAVWVQDGASVWRFVRATRFADREGQRDGHVRLLRAPMSGRVISVDVRDGDSVTAQQTVLVLESMKMEMSIAAGGAGVVAKLAVAAGDQVSTGQALMEVQP; encoded by the coding sequence ATGATGAGATTCGATACCTTGCTGGTGGCCAACCGCGGCGAGATCGCGTTGCGAGTGATCCGCGCGGCGCGCGCCTTGGGCCTGCGCACGGTCGCGGTGTACTCGGATGCCGACGCGGAATCACGCCATGTGCGTGAAGCCGACATGGCGGTGCACATAGGCGCGGCGCCGGCTCAGGCGAGCTATCGCAATGTGGACGCCATTCTGCGCGCCTGCGCCGCCAGCGGCGCGCAGGCGGTGCATCCCGGTTACGGGTTTCTTTCAGAGAACGCCGACTTTGCCCGCGCGGTGACGCAAGCAGGGCTGACTTTCGTAGGGCCGTCGGCCGAGATGATCGCCTTGATGGGCAACAAGGCTCGCGCCAAGGAAGCGCTGCGGCACGCCGACGTGCCGACGGTGCCGGGTGCGCAAGGCATCGCGGATGACCGTGAACTGTCGGCGCGGGCGCGCGCCATAGGCTACCCGGTCTTGCTGAAGGCCGCGGCCGGCGGGGGCGGGCGCGGCATGCGCCTGGCGCAGGACGACACCGATCTGGCGCAAGCGCTGCCGCTGGCTCGCTCGGAAGCGCTGGGCGCCTTCGGCTCGGATGAACTGATCCTCGAAAAGGCGATTCAGGCGGCGCGCCACGTCGAGATCCAGGTGCTGTGCGATGAACACGGCAGCGTCGTGCATCTGGGCGAGCGCGACTGTTCGCTGCAACGGCGCTATCAGAAGCTGGTCGAGGAAAGCCCATCGCCCGCGGTGTCGCCGGCGCTGCGCGCACGCATGGGCGCCGTGGCGGTGCGTGCCTGCCAGGCGATCGGCTACGTCGGCGCAGGCACGCTGGAGTTCCTGCTGGACGAACAGGGCAATTTCTACTTCATGGAAATGAATACCCGGCTGCAGGTCGAGCACGGCGTGACCGAGCTGGTTACTGGCATCGATCTGGTGCAGTGGCAACTGAGGGTGGCGCAGGGCGAAATGCTGGATTTCCGGCAGGAGGATGTGCGCAGCCACGGCCATGCGATGGAGTTGAGGGTCTGCGCGGAGGATCCGGCCGCCGGCTTCATGCCGCAGGTCGGTTCGGTGCTCAGGTGGATCGAGCCCCCCGGCCTGCGCGTCGACACCGCGCTCGAGGACGGTCTGGAGGTCACGCCGTACTACGACTCCATGTTGGCCAAGTACCTGGTGTGGGGCGCAACGCGGGACGAGTGCATCGGTAAGCTGACGCGGGCCTGCGAAGCCGGGGGCTTGCTAGGGGTCCGTTCGAACCTGCATTTCCTGGCGCGGGCGATCAACCATCCGGATTTTCGCGACGGCGGCGTGGCGACGACCTTCGTGGGCGGCCAGGACATGGCGTCGGCGTATTGGCGGGCGGAGCCTTCGGCGCATGCGTTGGCCGCCGCGGCGCTCGCACTGGCGGATTGGCCCGCGGGAGGTGCCCGGCCGGGCCTGGCCGCGGCCGGTGACGTGGCCTTGGACGATACCTCGGACGGCAACTCGCGGTTGCTGCACATTGTGCAACAGGCGGATGGCGGCCTGTCGGTCCGGGCTTGGGAAGGGCATGTTGCCGAGGGCGAATGCAGAGAGATCAGGATTGACGCTTTGCATCGCCACGACGGCGAAATGGCGTTGGTCCTGGACGGCCTGCGGCGGAGCCTGCGGGTGGCCAAGGATGCGGCGGCCGCCGTGTGGGTGCAGGACGGCGCCAGCGTTTGGCGCTTCGTGCGCGCCACGCGCTTTGCCGACCGCGAGGGCCAGAGGGACGGGCACGTCCGGCTGTTGCGCGCGCCGATGAGCGGCAGGGTGATCAGTGTCGACGTCCGTGACGGAGACAGCGTGACGGCGCAGCAAACGGTACTGGTGCTGGAGTCCATGAAGATGGAAATGTCTATCGCGGCAGGCGGCGCGGGCGTGGTGGCAAAGCTTGCGGTCGCTGCCGGAGATCAGGTCAGTACTGGACAGGCATTGATGGAGGTGCAGCCATGA